In Methermicoccus shengliensis DSM 18856, a single genomic region encodes these proteins:
- a CDS encoding DHHA1 domain-containing protein produces the protein MPSADPSSMKKRAVECARYARRHESCIVVSHIDADGLTSGAIALTALQRAGLSSEIRFIKQLTSSDLEQLLNEGHELVVFTDLGSGLADQIERLKMNAIVIDHHQPAPSQLRHHLNPHLFGIDGSSKACGATSAYLFARALSRTPQGNIDLSPLAIVGAVGDMQHMKTGRLTSLNRAVLRQGSAHGYLSFGADLRLFGRQTRPLFKLLEYSTDPVLPGLTGSEDACIAFLHACGIRAKGERWRRWIDLDDDEKQRVVSNLIQHCLANGVPPARATSLVGEVYTLLTEQEGTELRDASEYSTLLNATARYECADVGLAVCLGDRDEAFKRARTLLAEHRRNLVEGLRLVREKGAKRMQSFTYFDAGANIRDTIVGIVAGMSMSFLGNDVPVVAIAESEDGMLKVSARTTPHKVRRGINLASALSKAAHVVGGSGGGHSVAAGASIPKGKKEEFLRELERVLMEQGESKSS, from the coding sequence ATGCCCTCCGCGGACCCCTCTTCGATGAAAAAAAGGGCTGTCGAGTGTGCCAGATATGCGCGAAGGCACGAGAGCTGCATAGTGGTATCTCACATAGATGCCGATGGATTGACCTCTGGCGCCATAGCCCTCACGGCTCTTCAGAGAGCAGGGCTATCCTCAGAGATACGGTTCATAAAGCAGCTCACCTCCTCAGACCTCGAGCAACTGCTGAATGAGGGACACGAGCTGGTGGTGTTCACAGATCTTGGAAGCGGACTTGCAGACCAGATAGAGCGGCTGAAGATGAATGCCATTGTGATAGACCACCACCAGCCCGCCCCCTCTCAGCTCAGGCATCATCTCAACCCCCACCTGTTCGGCATAGATGGCTCATCCAAGGCGTGTGGGGCCACCAGCGCCTATCTGTTCGCAAGGGCTCTCTCTCGAACGCCACAGGGCAACATCGACCTCTCTCCTCTTGCGATAGTGGGCGCGGTGGGCGATATGCAGCACATGAAGACCGGCAGGCTGACATCCCTGAACAGGGCGGTACTCAGGCAGGGCTCAGCACATGGCTATCTCTCATTTGGTGCTGACCTCAGACTGTTCGGAAGGCAGACCCGTCCCCTGTTCAAGCTGTTGGAGTACTCCACAGACCCCGTGCTTCCGGGGCTCACGGGAAGCGAGGATGCCTGCATTGCATTTCTGCATGCGTGTGGTATCAGGGCGAAGGGGGAAAGATGGAGGAGGTGGATAGACCTCGATGATGATGAGAAGCAGAGGGTGGTCTCCAATCTCATACAGCACTGTCTTGCCAACGGCGTCCCTCCCGCAAGGGCCACCTCGCTCGTGGGGGAGGTGTACACGCTGCTTACAGAGCAGGAGGGCACAGAACTTCGGGATGCCTCGGAGTACTCCACCCTGCTCAATGCCACCGCCCGCTATGAGTGCGCAGATGTGGGGCTGGCGGTGTGCCTTGGGGACAGAGATGAAGCTTTCAAAAGGGCAAGGACACTTTTGGCCGAGCACAGGCGAAACCTCGTGGAGGGACTGAGGCTGGTGAGGGAGAAGGGTGCAAAGAGGATGCAGAGCTTCACGTACTTTGACGCGGGTGCCAACATCAGAGATACCATTGTGGGCATAGTTGCCGGAATGAGCATGAGCTTTCTTGGAAATGACGTTCCCGTGGTGGCAATCGCGGAGAGCGAGGATGGTATGCTCAAGGTGTCTGCCCGCACCACGCCTCACAAGGTGAGGAGGGGCATCAACCTTGCAAGCGCTCTATCCAAGGCGGCACACGTAGTGGGTGGAAGCGGAGGCGGGCACAGCGTGGCGGCCGGAGCTTCCATCCCAAAGGGCAAGAAGGAGGAGTTCTTAAGAGAGCTGGAAAGGGTGCTGATGGAGCAGGGTGAATCGAAGAGCAGTTAG
- a CDS encoding type II toxin-antitoxin system VapC family toxin, whose product MSCRVIIDTSILMLAHTHKVDVLSELRRLGFTELFVPQGVLLELRGLSRRGGKEGVAARVALALAERCIVCPSPREVPIDDFLLELAHEMDAALATSDSELRKRARKAGIALVGMRGLDHLERL is encoded by the coding sequence ATGAGCTGCAGAGTTATCATCGATACCAGCATACTCATGCTGGCCCACACCCATAAAGTGGATGTGCTTTCGGAGCTCAGAAGGCTGGGGTTTACCGAGCTCTTTGTGCCCCAGGGTGTCCTCTTGGAACTCAGGGGCCTCTCGAGAAGGGGGGGCAAGGAGGGTGTGGCGGCGAGGGTGGCACTTGCCCTTGCCGAAAGATGCATCGTTTGTCCATCACCACGTGAGGTGCCCATCGATGATTTTCTGCTGGAGCTGGCACACGAGATGGATGCTGCCCTTGCCACGAGCGATTCCGAGCTCAGAAAGCGGGCGCGCAAAGCTGGCATTGCGTTGGTGGGCATGAGAGGTCTGGACCATCTCGAGAGGCTATAG
- a CDS encoding alkaline phosphatase family protein has product MTRTLLDIAPTIGTLAGIPLSGVQGSPITGFLEHFRGSAQFPIVLVIVDSLCSNVYYHPELRTPHIESLAANGIIENLCTVSNKTTPAIASILCGAYPEVHRVYITNDVKNPALRSILEIASEMGIVCGMVTEAEGASAFRHRIDFTVGVSDSEDIRSYDEAILKGTLTLIRRGCDIVCAHFRSIDRAAHRAEQPADLAEACEFVDTLVGRLMRLDASMFVCGDHLVHTRWQLGMHTTIPFIGCSTPIEDSTR; this is encoded by the coding sequence ATGACTCGAACGCTCCTTGACATAGCTCCCACGATTGGCACGCTGGCAGGCATTCCATTGTCCGGTGTGCAGGGCTCCCCCATCACGGGCTTTCTTGAGCACTTTCGTGGCAGTGCGCAGTTTCCCATCGTGCTCGTGATAGTGGATAGCCTGTGCTCCAACGTGTATTACCATCCCGAGCTACGCACTCCCCACATCGAGAGCCTGGCGGCAAATGGCATCATCGAGAACCTTTGTACAGTGTCCAACAAGACCACACCAGCGATAGCCTCCATCCTCTGTGGTGCATATCCAGAGGTGCACCGAGTGTACATCACCAACGATGTGAAAAACCCCGCTCTAAGGTCCATACTGGAGATAGCCTCAGAGATGGGCATCGTGTGTGGTATGGTCACCGAGGCCGAGGGGGCAAGTGCGTTCAGGCATCGCATAGACTTCACGGTGGGCGTGTCGGACAGCGAGGACATAAGGAGCTATGATGAGGCCATCCTCAAGGGCACCCTCACACTGATACGAAGGGGGTGTGACATCGTGTGCGCCCACTTTAGAAGCATAGACAGGGCAGCCCACCGAGCCGAGCAGCCCGCAGACCTCGCAGAGGCATGTGAGTTCGTGGACACGTTGGTGGGAAGACTCATGAGGCTCGATGCCTCGATGTTCGTGTGTGGTGACCACCTCGTACACACGAGATGGCAGCTGGGCATGCACACCACCATCCCGTTCATCGGGTGCAGCACCCCCATTGAGGACAGCACTCGCTGA
- a CDS encoding matrixin family metalloprotease, protein MRRVAILFGLLLMLPQAHALFASEQPKIAEEPWDHLPIRIYIDDVNTHPMWDEAYRDAVLSALRYWEKDGARRLSYRPVFQRVEDPDEADITIRWVENIGEGGEFPKGVAGYAQIQHHTVDGRVRFERVDIVLEVAEKRGLLWWAHGKKTARLVATHELGHALGLGHSSDPGDVMNPTFVERHEPSPQMLTYLSRASPLIVILLTLFMGHAIVGYTRARKHRRRLESAHFEEPMALQYRRRR, encoded by the coding sequence TTGAGAAGGGTTGCTATACTGTTCGGACTACTGCTGATGCTACCCCAGGCTCATGCGCTGTTCGCTTCTGAGCAGCCAAAGATAGCCGAGGAGCCGTGGGACCATCTCCCCATCAGGATATACATCGACGATGTGAACACACACCCCATGTGGGATGAGGCATACAGAGACGCCGTGCTCTCTGCTCTCAGATACTGGGAGAAGGATGGGGCAAGAAGGCTGTCATACAGGCCCGTGTTCCAGCGGGTAGAGGACCCAGATGAGGCAGACATAACCATCCGCTGGGTGGAGAACATAGGTGAGGGAGGGGAGTTTCCCAAGGGGGTGGCTGGATATGCACAAATACAGCACCACACCGTCGATGGAAGGGTGAGGTTTGAGAGAGTGGACATAGTGCTCGAGGTGGCTGAAAAAAGGGGGCTGCTCTGGTGGGCACACGGAAAGAAGACTGCACGTCTGGTGGCGACGCACGAGCTGGGGCACGCTCTTGGGCTCGGTCACAGCAGTGACCCAGGAGATGTGATGAATCCCACCTTTGTGGAAAGGCACGAGCCAAGCCCCCAAATGCTCACCTATCTCAGCAGGGCATCTCCCCTCATCGTGATTCTCTTAACACTCTTCATGGGCCATGCCATAGTTGGGTACACTCGGGCCAGAAAACACAGAAGACGGCTTGAGTCAGCACACTTTGAGGAGCCCATGGCGCTCCAGTACAGAAGGAGGCGGTAA
- a CDS encoding translation initiation factor IF-2 subunit gamma, which produces MKQPSMNIGMVGHVDHGKTTLVAALSGVWTDQHSEEIKRGITIKLGYADTEFRKCPLCDEPECYTVEKVCPVHNVDTEHVRTVSFVDSPGHESLMATMLSGAALMDGAVLVIAATEPCPQPQTKEHLMALDIVGVKNIVVVQNKIDLVERDALIEHYNQIKQFVKGTVAEDAPIIPVSAQRKVNIDVLIEALIKYIPEPQRDPTKPARMYVARSFDVNKPGTPVNRIVGGVIGGSLSQGRLRVGMDIEMRPGRKVDSEGTTRWVPLTTKVVDMRAGGVKVEEATPGGLIGVGTLLDPSLTKSDFLVGQIAGEVGTLPPTWDEFDLEVRLLERVVGTSEEAEVKPLTRAEPLMLNVGTATTVGIITNTRKGKKGDIATVKLKRPVCAEEGARVAISRRIGSRWRLIGVGTLRANKR; this is translated from the coding sequence ATGAAGCAGCCAAGCATGAATATAGGAATGGTGGGCCACGTTGACCATGGCAAGACCACACTGGTGGCAGCACTCTCTGGGGTGTGGACAGACCAGCACAGTGAGGAGATAAAGAGGGGCATCACCATAAAGCTGGGCTATGCCGATACCGAATTTAGAAAGTGCCCGTTGTGTGATGAGCCAGAGTGCTACACGGTGGAGAAGGTGTGTCCAGTGCACAATGTGGACACTGAACACGTTAGAACGGTCTCGTTTGTTGACTCCCCGGGGCACGAGAGTCTCATGGCTACCATGCTCTCTGGCGCTGCTCTCATGGATGGGGCGGTACTCGTTATAGCCGCCACCGAGCCATGCCCCCAGCCCCAGACCAAGGAGCATCTCATGGCGCTCGATATAGTGGGTGTGAAAAACATAGTGGTCGTGCAGAACAAGATAGACCTCGTGGAGAGGGACGCCCTCATAGAACACTACAACCAGATCAAGCAGTTCGTGAAGGGAACGGTGGCCGAGGATGCGCCCATCATCCCCGTATCTGCTCAGAGGAAGGTGAACATCGATGTGCTCATCGAGGCTCTCATAAAGTACATCCCAGAGCCGCAGCGCGACCCCACCAAGCCTGCGAGGATGTATGTCGCAAGGTCGTTCGATGTGAACAAGCCGGGCACACCCGTGAATCGCATCGTGGGAGGGGTGATAGGTGGAAGCCTCTCACAGGGCAGACTCAGGGTGGGGATGGACATCGAGATGCGCCCTGGAAGAAAGGTGGATTCAGAGGGCACCACGAGATGGGTACCCCTCACCACGAAGGTAGTGGATATGAGGGCTGGCGGTGTTAAGGTGGAAGAGGCAACTCCGGGTGGGCTCATAGGCGTGGGTACGCTGCTCGACCCATCCCTCACCAAGAGCGACTTTTTGGTGGGTCAAATTGCAGGTGAGGTGGGCACGCTTCCTCCCACGTGGGATGAGTTCGACCTCGAGGTGAGGCTGCTCGAGAGGGTGGTGGGCACGAGCGAGGAGGCAGAGGTCAAACCCCTCACAAGGGCCGAGCCCCTGATGCTCAATGTGGGCACGGCGACCACCGTCGGCATCATCACAAATACCAGAAAGGGCAAGAAGGGAGACATAGCCACCGTCAAGCTCAAGAGACCCGTGTGCGCAGAAGAGGGGGCTCGAGTGGCAATCTCACGCAGGATAGGCTCGAGGTGGAGACTCATAGGCGTGGGCACCCTCAGGGCAAACAAGAGATGA
- a CDS encoding Hsp20/alpha crystallin family protein, whose protein sequence is MDRKPSFEDIVDDLNRLIRMLIESMPAEGLDETVVYGFSIIKRGDEEPIIRKMLPEDEFDEIDDEDLGSGMIEPHIETIEGDDEVYITAEVPNIREEDIEVDVRERVVRITAVSNGGSCSLMSELPCAVDASLAKISYRNGVLEVVLPKQRHPRTGHDSNAP, encoded by the coding sequence ATGGATAGGAAACCTTCCTTTGAGGACATTGTGGATGACCTGAACAGGCTCATAAGAATGCTCATAGAGAGTATGCCTGCGGAGGGTCTGGACGAGACGGTGGTGTATGGGTTCTCTATAATAAAGAGGGGAGATGAGGAGCCCATTATTAGAAAGATGCTGCCCGAGGACGAGTTTGACGAAATCGATGACGAGGATCTGGGCAGTGGGATGATTGAGCCTCATATCGAGACCATAGAGGGAGATGACGAGGTTTACATCACCGCAGAGGTGCCAAACATCCGAGAGGAGGACATTGAGGTGGATGTGAGGGAAAGAGTAGTTCGCATCACGGCGGTGAGCAATGGTGGCTCCTGTTCCCTGATGAGCGAGCTTCCATGTGCAGTGGATGCATCTTTGGCCAAAATCAGCTACAGAAATGGTGTACTCGAGGTGGTGCTTCCAAAGCAGCGCCATCCTCGAACAGGGCATGACTCGAACGCTCCTTGA
- a CDS encoding nucleotide exchange factor GrpE, which translates to MSEPQEQPSAREEKVEASREEGQPSTTTDAGAAEPSDTGEQLQHDQKTIDELEEKLRVMQEDYLRLRADFDNYRKRMQREMAEVAERAKDELLCELFALSDDIERVLALRDSGGDLESFFTGIELIYGRFCKLFEQEGVSRIVCEGMLDPHLHECVLYEERDDVPEGTILEEVVHGYERRGRVLRPARVKVARRKEE; encoded by the coding sequence ATGTCCGAGCCACAGGAGCAGCCCTCGGCACGAGAAGAGAAGGTAGAGGCATCACGGGAGGAGGGGCAACCCTCCACTACGACGGATGCTGGAGCTGCAGAGCCGAGCGACACAGGTGAGCAGCTCCAGCATGACCAGAAAACGATTGACGAGCTCGAGGAAAAGCTAAGGGTTATGCAGGAAGACTACCTGCGCCTTAGAGCAGACTTTGACAACTATAGAAAGCGGATGCAGAGAGAGATGGCAGAGGTGGCAGAGAGAGCGAAGGATGAGCTGCTCTGTGAGCTTTTTGCCCTGAGCGATGACATAGAGCGTGTGCTTGCCTTGAGGGACAGTGGAGGCGACCTCGAAAGCTTCTTTACTGGTATAGAGCTCATCTATGGAAGGTTCTGCAAGCTTTTCGAGCAGGAGGGTGTGAGCAGGATAGTGTGCGAGGGAATGCTAGATCCCCATCTTCATGAGTGTGTGCTCTATGAGGAGCGGGACGATGTGCCAGAGGGCACAATCCTCGAGGAGGTCGTGCATGGATATGAGAGAAGGGGCAGGGTGCTGCGTCCAGCGAGGGTGAAGGTGGCGAGGAGAAAGGAGGAATAG
- the thsA gene encoding thermosome subunit alpha: protein MARGTGDKVVVPAGHAPTGQPVFVITDKEKTSGRDARHMNILAARAVVDSVKSTLGPLGMDKMLIDPLGNITVTNDGAVILREMSIEHPSAKMVIDGAKTQEDVAGDGTTSVVVLVGALLDAAEKLMDAGVHPTVLVSGYKMAAERAQQVLDSLARRVERTNDATLREIAKTAMMGKGPEVYADTLAEMCVRAVKGVEDNGAVDVKENIKLIKRVGLRSENTELINGIVIDKERSHPSMPRRVKNAKIALLNKGIEAKKPQTKAKMKIESAEQLAEFMQEDVRVVEEQVKRFAELGVNVVMTEMGIDDIGNSLLSKYGIFAVERLLSDDLKRISRAVGARIVSTASDLKPEDLGEAGLVEEVGKAGFLADKYIYIHDAKNTKAVTIVIHAGSENVADEVERALEDALKVVACAVEDQTVVAGGAAPEMEMALRLRQYANTLKGREQLAVQAYAEALEAIPKALAENSGLDVIDTLVALRSAHEGGRTTAGIDVFSGDIIDMWEANVIEPLRVKRQMISTATEIVCMILRLDEILASERREPSIAEKHWPKSYEMAKRRGMKGNIPGT, encoded by the coding sequence ATGGCAAGAGGCACTGGAGATAAAGTCGTCGTTCCAGCTGGGCATGCTCCCACGGGACAGCCCGTGTTTGTGATCACTGATAAGGAAAAAACCAGCGGCAGGGATGCTAGGCACATGAACATCCTTGCCGCAAGGGCGGTGGTGGATTCTGTAAAGAGCACGCTCGGGCCACTGGGGATGGACAAGATGCTCATCGACCCTCTGGGCAACATCACAGTCACCAACGATGGGGCGGTAATTTTGAGGGAGATGAGCATTGAGCATCCGAGTGCCAAGATGGTCATCGATGGTGCAAAGACTCAAGAGGATGTAGCAGGGGATGGAACCACGAGTGTGGTGGTGCTCGTTGGCGCACTGCTCGATGCGGCAGAGAAGCTCATGGATGCGGGAGTGCACCCCACAGTGCTCGTTTCTGGATACAAGATGGCTGCAGAGAGAGCCCAGCAGGTGCTGGACAGCCTCGCAAGAAGGGTGGAGCGCACGAACGATGCCACGCTGAGGGAGATTGCCAAGACAGCAATGATGGGCAAGGGTCCAGAGGTATATGCCGACACCCTTGCCGAGATGTGCGTGCGGGCCGTAAAGGGGGTGGAGGACAACGGTGCCGTAGATGTGAAGGAGAACATCAAGCTCATAAAGAGAGTGGGGTTGCGCTCTGAGAACACCGAGCTCATAAATGGCATTGTAATCGACAAAGAGCGCTCTCATCCCTCTATGCCGAGGAGGGTGAAGAATGCCAAAATTGCGCTGCTCAACAAGGGAATTGAGGCTAAAAAGCCCCAGACGAAGGCCAAGATGAAAATCGAGAGCGCAGAGCAGCTCGCAGAGTTCATGCAGGAGGACGTGCGTGTCGTCGAGGAGCAGGTAAAGCGCTTTGCAGAGCTGGGCGTAAATGTAGTGATGACCGAGATGGGCATAGACGACATAGGAAACAGCCTGCTCTCGAAGTACGGAATCTTTGCCGTGGAGAGGCTGCTCTCAGATGACCTAAAGCGCATCTCGAGGGCAGTCGGGGCGAGGATTGTATCCACCGCGTCTGACCTTAAGCCAGAGGACTTAGGTGAGGCAGGGCTCGTTGAGGAGGTCGGAAAGGCTGGCTTTTTGGCAGACAAGTACATCTACATCCACGATGCAAAGAACACCAAGGCGGTCACAATCGTGATTCACGCTGGAAGCGAGAATGTGGCAGACGAGGTGGAGAGGGCTCTGGAGGATGCCCTGAAGGTGGTGGCGTGTGCCGTGGAGGACCAGACCGTGGTGGCTGGAGGGGCGGCGCCCGAGATGGAGATGGCTCTCAGACTCAGGCAGTATGCCAACACCCTGAAGGGCAGGGAGCAGCTCGCAGTGCAGGCATATGCTGAGGCACTGGAGGCAATTCCAAAGGCGCTGGCTGAAAACTCGGGACTGGATGTGATTGATACATTGGTGGCCCTTCGAAGTGCTCATGAGGGGGGGCGCACAACGGCCGGCATTGATGTGTTTAGCGGCGACATCATAGATATGTGGGAGGCAAACGTCATCGAGCCTCTCAGGGTGAAAAGGCAGATGATTTCCACGGCCACCGAGATTGTGTGCATGATTTTGAGGCTGGATGAGATACTGGCATCGGAGAGAAGGGAGCCCAGCATTGCGGAGAAGCACTGGCCAAAGAGCTACGAGATGGCTAAGCGGAGGGGAATGAAGGGGAACATTCCCGGCACCTGA